A stretch of Natronococcus sp. CG52 DNA encodes these proteins:
- a CDS encoding DUF7503 family protein, producing the protein MSSSNGRLQAFFAEHPRLMGVLFAACLLLSQAGTVAAGNGGGTW; encoded by the coding sequence ATGTCATCCAGTAATGGCCGACTACAAGCGTTCTTCGCAGAGCATCCCCGACTGATGGGCGTCCTGTTCGCCGCCTGCCTCCTGCTGTCGCAGGCCGGCACCGTCGCTGCCGGGAACGGCGGCGGCACGTGGTAA